Proteins found in one Pongo pygmaeus isolate AG05252 chromosome 8, NHGRI_mPonPyg2-v2.0_pri, whole genome shotgun sequence genomic segment:
- the LOC129006811 gene encoding zinc finger protein 37A isoform X1, with amino-acid sequence MITSQGSVSFRDVTVGFTQEEWQHLDPAQRTLYRDVMLENYSHLVSVGYCIPKPEVILKLEKGEEPWILEEKFPSQSHLELINTSRNYSRMKFNEFNKGGKCFCDEKCEIIHSEEEPSEYNKNGNSFWLNEDLVWHQKIKNWEQPFEYNECGKAFPKNSLFLVHKRGYTGQKTCKYTEHGKTCDMSFFITHQQTHPRENHYGNECGENMFEESILLEHQSVYPFSQKLNLTPIQRTHSINNIIEYNECGTFFSEKLVLHLQQRTHTGEKPYECHECGKTFTQKSAHTRHQRTHTGGKPYECHECGKTFYKNSDLIKHQRIHTGERPYGCHECGKSFSEKSTLTQHQRTHTGEKPYECHECGKTFSFKSVLTVHQKTHTGEKPYECYACGKAFLRKSDLIKHQRIHTGEKPYECNECGKSFSEKSTLTKHLRTHTGEKPYECIQCGKFFCYYSGFTEHLRRHTGEKPFGCNECGKTFRQKSALIVHQRTHIRQKPYGCNECGKSFCVKSKLIAHHRTHTGEKPYECNVCGKSFYVKSKLTVHQRIHLGRNPINVVNEENYSG; translated from the exons GGATCAGTGTCATTTAGGGATGTGACTGTGGGCTTCACTCAAGAGGAGTGGCAGCATCTGGACCCTGCTCAGAGGACCCTGTACAGGgatgtgatgctggagaactACAGCCACCTTGTCTCAGTAG GGTATTGCATTCCTAAACCAGAAGTGATCCTCAAGTTGGAGAAAGGCGAGGAGCCATGGATATTAGAGGAAAAATTTCCAAGCCAGAGTCATCTGG AATTAATTAATACCAGTAGAAACTATTCAAGAATGAAGTTCAATGAGTTTAACAAAGGTGGAAAATGTTTCTGTGATGAAAAGTGTGAAATAATTCATTCTGAAGAGGAACCttctgaatataataaaaatgggaACAGCTTCTGGCTGAATGAAGACCTCGTTTGgcatcagaaaattaaaaattgggaGCAACCTTTTGAATacaatgaatgtgggaaagctttcCCTAAGAATTCACTCTTCCTTGTACATAAGAGAGGTTACACAGGACAGAAAACCTGCAAATATACTGAACATGGGAAAACATGTGATATGTCATTTTTCATCACTCATCAGCAAACACATCCAAGAGAAAACCACTATGGTAATGAATGTGGAGAAAATATGTTTGAGGAATCCATTCTCCTTGAACATCAGAGTGTTTACCCATTCAGCCAGAAGTTAAATCTCACTCCAATTCAGAGAACCCATTCAATTAACAATATTATTGAATATAATGAGTGTGGAACCTTTTTCAGTGAAAAATTAGTCCTTCACTTACAACAGAGAACACATACAGGAGAAAAACCTTATGAATGTCATGAATGTGGAAAAACCTTCACCCAGAAGTCAGCCCACACAAGACATCAGAGAACACACACAGGGGGAAAACCCTATGAATGTCACGAATGTGGGAAGACCTTCTATAAGAATTCAGACCTCATTAAACATCAAAGAATTCACACAGGGGAGAGACCTTATGGATGTCATGAATGTGGGAAATCCTTCAGTGAAAAGTCAACCCTTACTCAACATCAAAGAacacacacaggggagaaaccatatgaatgtcatgaatgtgggaaaaccttcTCATTTAAGTCAGTCCTTACTGTGCatcagaaaacacacacaggGGAGAAGCCCTATGAATGCTATGCATGTGGGAAAGCCTTTCTCAGAAAATCAGACCTCATTAAACATCAAAGAATTCACACAGGCGaaaaaccttatgaatgtaatgaatgtgggaagtCATTCTCTGAGAAGTCAACCCTTACTAAACATCTAAGAACTCACACAGGtgagaaaccttatgaatgtatTCAGTGTGGAAAATTTTTCTGCTACTACTCCGGTTTCACAGAACATCTGAGAAgacacacaggggagaaaccttttggatgtaatgaatgtgggaaaaccttcCGTCAGAAGTCGGCTCTAATTGTTCACCAGAGAACTCATATAAGACAGAAACCCTATggatgtaatgaatgtggaaaatcaTTCTGTGTGAAGTCAAAACTAATTGCACATCATAGAacacacacaggggagaaaccctatgaatgtaatgtTTGTGGAAAATCATTCTATGTTAAGTCAAAACTAACTGTACATCAGAGAATACACTTGGggagaaaccctataaatgtagTAAACGAGGAAAATTACTCTGGGTGA
- the LOC129006811 gene encoding zinc finger protein 37A isoform X3, with protein MITSQGSVSFRDVTVGFTQEEWQHLDPAQRTLYRDVMLENYSHLVSVGYCIPKPEVILKLEKGEEPWILEEKFPSQSHLGELVCARWNLKEGRSQRN; from the exons GGATCAGTGTCATTTAGGGATGTGACTGTGGGCTTCACTCAAGAGGAGTGGCAGCATCTGGACCCTGCTCAGAGGACCCTGTACAGGgatgtgatgctggagaactACAGCCACCTTGTCTCAGTAG GGTATTGCATTCCTAAACCAGAAGTGATCCTCAAGTTGGAGAAAGGCGAGGAGCCATGGATATTAGAGGAAAAATTTCCAAGCCAGAGTCATCTGGGTGAGTTAGTATGTGCCagatggaatttaaaggaaggtAGATCACAAAGG AATTAA